A single genomic interval of Anopheles darlingi chromosome X, idAnoDarlMG_H_01, whole genome shotgun sequence harbors:
- the LOC125948850 gene encoding collagen alpha-1(XXVII) chain-like isoform X2, with translation MLRAVSSNRCNNGDRGQLGPGTLCDDGGSNRCTDGNPGQLGLEMLRAESSNRCNNGDRGQLGPGTLCDYGGSTRCTDGHPGQLGVEMLRGESSNRRNNGDRGQLGPGTLCDDGGSNRCTDGNPGQLGLEMLRAESSNRCNNGDRGQLGPGTLCDYGGSNRCTDGNPGQLCVEMLRAVSSNRCNNGDRGQLGPGTLCDDGGSNRCTDGNPGQLGLEMLRAESSNRCNNGDRGQLGPGTLCDDGGSTRCTDGHPGQLGVEMLRGESSNRRNNGDRGQLGPGTLCDDGGSNRCTDGNPGQLGLEMLRAESSNRCNNGDRGQLGPGTLCDYGGSNRCTDGNPGQLCVEMLRAVSSNRCNNGDRGQLGPGTLCDDGGSNRCTDGNPGQLGLEMLRAESSNRCNNGDRGQLGPGALCDDGGSNRCIDGNPGQLGVGMLGEEDRAITRAPGRSTGGNVGFIEGTPPPVP, from the exons atgctgcgtgcagtaagcagcaaccgctgcaacaacggcgaccgtggccaactaggtcctggtacgctgtgtgatgatggaggcagcaaccgctgcaccgatggcaaccctggccaactagggcttgagatgctgcgtgcagaaagcagcaaccgctgcaacaacggcgaccgtggccaactaggtcctggtacgctgtgtgattacggaggcagcacccgctgcaccgatggccaccctggccaactaggcgttgagatgctgcgtggagaaagcagcaaccgccgcaacaacggcgaccgtggccaactaggtcctggtacgctgtgtgatgacggaggcagcaaccgctgcaccgatggcaaccccggccaactaggccttgagatgctgcgtgcagaaagcagcaaccgctgcaacaacggcgaccgtggccaactag gtcctggtacgctgtgtgattacggaggcagcaaccgctgcactgatggcaaccccggccaactatgcgttgagatgctgcgtgcagtaagcagcaaccgctgcaacaacggcgaccgtggccaactaggtcctggtacgctgtgtgatgatggaggcagcaaccgctgcaccgatggcaaccctggccaactaggccttgagatgctgcgtgcagaaagcagcaaccgctgcaacaacggcgaccgtggccaactag gtcctggtacgctgtgtgatgacggaggcagcacccgctgcaccgatggccaccctggccaactaggcgttgagatgctgcgtggagaaagcagcaaccgccgcaacaacggcgaccgtggccaactaggtcctggtacgctgtgtgatgacggaggcagcaaccgctgcaccgatggcaaccccggccaactaggccttgagatgctgcgtgcagaaagcagcaaccgctgcaacaacggcgaccgtggccaactag gtcctggtacgctgtgtgattacggaggcagcaaccgctgcactgatggcaaccccggccaactatgcgttgagatgctgcgtgcagtaagcagcaaccgctgcaacaacggcgaccgtggccaactaggtcctggtacgctgtgtgatgatggaggcagcaaccgctgcaccgatggcaaccctggccaactaggccttgagatgctgcgtgcagaaagcagcaaccgctgcaacaacggcgaccgtggccaactaggtcctggtgcgctgtgtgatgatggaggcagcaaccgctgcatcgatggcaaccctggccaattAGGCGTAGGAATGCTAGGTGAAGAAGACAGAGCAATTACTAGGGCACCGGGAAGAAGTACGGGGGGGAATGTGGGATTTATAGAAGGTacccctccaccggtgccaTAA
- the LOC125948850 gene encoding collagen alpha-1(XXVII) chain-like isoform X3, with protein sequence MLRAVSSNRCNNGDRGQLGPGTLCDDGGSNRCTDGNPGQLGLEMLRAESSNRCNNGDRGQLGPGTLCDYGGSTRCTDGHPGQLGVEMLRGESSNRRNNGDRGQLGPGTLCDDGGSNRCTDGNPGQLGLEMLRAESSNRCNNGDRGQLGPGTLCDDGGSTRCTDGHPGQLGVEMLRGESSNRRNNGDRGQLGPGTLCDDGGSNRCTDGNPGQLGLEMLRAESSNRCNNGDRGQLGPGTLCDDGGSNRCTDGNPGQLGLEMLRAVSSNRCNNDDRGQLGPGTLCDYGGSNRCTDGNPGQLCVEMLRAVSSNRCNNGDRGQLGPGTLCDDGGSNRCTDGNPGQLGLEMLRAESSNRCNNGDRGQLGPGALCDDGGSNRCIDGNPGQLGVGMLGEEDRAITRAPGRSTGGNVGFIEGTPPPVP encoded by the exons atgctgcgtgcagtaagcagcaaccgctgcaacaacggcgaccgtggccaactaggtcctggtacgctgtgtgatgatggaggcagcaaccgctgcaccgatggcaaccctggccaactagggcttgagatgctgcgtgcagaaagcagcaaccgctgcaacaacggcgaccgtggccaactaggtcctggtacgctgtgtgattacggaggcagcacccgctgcaccgatggccaccctggccaactaggcgttgagatgctgcgtggagaaagcagcaaccgccgcaacaacggcgaccgtggccaactaggtcctggtacgctgtgtgatgacggaggcagcaaccgctgcaccgatggcaaccccggccaactaggccttgagatgctgcgtgcagaaagcagcaaccgctgcaacaacggcgaccgtggccaactag gtcctggtacgctgtgtgatgacggaggcagcacccgctgcaccgatggccaccctggccaactaggcgttgagatgctgcgtggagaaagcagcaaccgccgcaacaacggcgaccgtggccaactaggtcctggtacgctgtgtgatgacggaggcagcaaccgctgcaccgatggcaaccccggccaactaggccttgagatgctgcgtgcagaaagcagcaaccgctgcaacaacggcgaccgtggccaactaggtcctggtacgctgtgtgatgatggaggcagcaaccgctgcaccgatggcaaccccggccaactaggccttgagatgctgcgtgcagtaagcagcaaccgctgcaacaacgacgaccgtggccaactaggtcctggtacgctgtgtgattacggaggcagcaaccgctgcactgatggcaaccccggccaactatgcgttgagatgctgcgtgcagtaagcagcaaccgctgcaacaacggcgaccgtggccaactaggtcctggtacgctgtgtgatgatggaggcagcaaccgctgcaccgatggcaaccctggccaactaggccttgagatgctgcgtgcagaaagcagcaaccgctgcaacaacggcgaccgtggccaactaggtcctggtgcgctgtgtgatgatggaggcagcaaccgctgcatcgatggcaaccctggccaattAGGCGTAGGAATGCTAGGTGAAGAAGACAGAGCAATTACTAGGGCACCGGGAAGAAGTACGGGGGGGAATGTGGGATTTATAGAAGGTacccctccaccggtgccaTAA
- the LOC125948850 gene encoding collagen alpha-2(V) chain-like isoform X1 — protein sequence MLRAVSSNRCNNGDRGQLGPGTLCDDGGSNRCTDGNPGQLGLEMLRAESSNRCNNGDRGQLGPGTLCDYGGSTRCTDGHPGQLGVEMLRGESSNRRNNGDRGQLGPGTLCDDGGSNRCTDGNPGQLGLEMLRAESSNRCNNGDRGQLGPGTLCDYGGSNRCTDGNPGQLCVEMLRAVSSNRCNNGDRGQLGPGTLCDDGGSNRCTDGNPGQLGLEMLRAESSNRCNNGDRGQLGPGTLCDDGGSTRCTDGHPGQLGVEMLRGESSNRRNNGDRGQLGPGTLCDDGGSNRCTDGNPGQLGLEMLRAESSNRCNNGDRGQLGPGTLCDDGGSNRCTDGNPGQLGLEMLRAVSSNRCNNDDRGQLGPGTLCDYGGSNRCTDGNPGQLCVEMLRAVSSNRCNNGDRGQLGPGTLCDDGGSNRCTDGNPGQLGLEMLRAESSNRCNNGDRGQLGPGALCDDGGSNRCIDGNPGQLGVGMLGEEDRAITRAPGRSTGGNVGFIEGTPPPVP from the exons atgctgcgtgcagtaagcagcaaccgctgcaacaacggcgaccgtggccaactaggtcctggtacgctgtgtgatgatggaggcagcaaccgctgcaccgatggcaaccctggccaactagggcttgagatgctgcgtgcagaaagcagcaaccgctgcaacaacggcgaccgtggccaactaggtcctggtacgctgtgtgattacggaggcagcacccgctgcaccgatggccaccctggccaactaggcgttgagatgctgcgtggagaaagcagcaaccgccgcaacaacggcgaccgtggccaactaggtcctggtacgctgtgtgatgacggaggcagcaaccgctgcaccgatggcaaccccggccaactaggccttgagatgctgcgtgcagaaagcagcaaccgctgcaacaacggcgaccgtggccaactag gtcctggtacgctgtgtgattacggaggcagcaaccgctgcactgatggcaaccccggccaactatgcgttgagatgctgcgtgcagtaagcagcaaccgctgcaacaacggcgaccgtggccaactaggtcctggtacgctgtgtgatgatggaggcagcaaccgctgcaccgatggcaaccctggccaactaggccttgagatgctgcgtgcagaaagcagcaaccgctgcaacaacggcgaccgtggccaactag gtcctggtacgctgtgtgatgacggaggcagcacccgctgcaccgatggccaccctggccaactaggcgttgagatgctgcgtggagaaagcagcaaccgccgcaacaacggcgaccgtggccaactaggtcctggtacgctgtgtgatgacggaggcagcaaccgctgcaccgatggcaaccccggccaactaggccttgagatgctgcgtgcagaaagcagcaaccgctgcaacaacggcgaccgtggccaactaggtcctggtacgctgtgtgatgatggaggcagcaaccgctgcaccgatggcaaccccggccaactaggccttgagatgctgcgtgcagtaagcagcaaccgctgcaacaacgacgaccgtggccaactaggtcctggtacgctgtgtgattacggaggcagcaaccgctgcactgatggcaaccccggccaactatgcgttgagatgctgcgtgcagtaagcagcaaccgctgcaacaacggcgaccgtggccaactaggtcctggtacgctgtgtgatgatggaggcagcaaccgctgcaccgatggcaaccctggccaactaggccttgagatgctgcgtgcagaaagcagcaaccgctgcaacaacggcgaccgtggccaactaggtcctggtgcgctgtgtgatgatggaggcagcaaccgctgcatcgatggcaaccctggccaattAGGCGTAGGAATGCTAGGTGAAGAAGACAGAGCAATTACTAGGGCACCGGGAAGAAGTACGGGGGGGAATGTGGGATTTATAGAAGGTacccctccaccggtgccaTAA